In Acidobacteriota bacterium, a single genomic region encodes these proteins:
- a CDS encoding MotA/TolQ/ExbB proton channel family protein — protein sequence MPIPFASIPPAASSGFFELIRNSGLVAQAVYVILLAFSVLSWAIILRKIALFSRVERASNQFLRVFHESHTLADIHRSSGAYKNSPLVGIFLAGFSEMNAQIRVRSALEDGGTSAHLIKSINSVERALRKSSAVELTALERSLNWLATTASATPFIGLFGTVVGIINAFHGLGQEKTTTIQAVAPGISEALVATAFGLFAAIPAVIFFNHFLSRVRHMASIMDDFSTELVNLIERNFT from the coding sequence ATGCCGATCCCCTTTGCCTCGATCCCCCCGGCGGCGTCCTCCGGCTTTTTCGAGCTGATCCGGAACTCCGGCCTGGTGGCCCAGGCCGTCTACGTGATCCTGCTGGCCTTCTCGGTGCTCTCCTGGGCCATCATCCTGCGGAAGATCGCCCTCTTCTCCCGGGTGGAGCGCGCCTCCAACCAGTTCCTCCGAGTCTTCCACGAGAGCCACACCCTGGCGGACATCCACCGCTCCAGCGGCGCCTACAAGAACAGCCCCCTGGTCGGCATCTTCCTGGCGGGGTTCAGCGAGATGAACGCCCAGATCCGGGTCCGCTCGGCCCTGGAGGACGGGGGAACCTCCGCCCACCTCATCAAGAGCATCAACTCCGTGGAGCGCGCCCTGCGCAAGTCCAGCGCCGTGGAACTGACGGCCCTGGAGCGCTCCCTGAACTGGCTGGCCACCACGGCCTCCGCCACGCCTTTCATCGGGCTCTTCGGGACGGTGGTGGGCATCATCAACGCCTTCCACGGCCTCGGGCAGGAGAAGACCACCACCATCCAGGCCGTGGCGCCCGGCATCTCCGAGGCCCTGGTGGCCACCGCCTTCGGGCTCTTCGCCGCCATCCCCGCGGTGATCTTCTTCAACCACTTTCTTTCGCGCGTCCGGCACATGGCGTCCATCATGGACGATTTTTCCACGGAACTGGTGAACTTGATCGAGCGTAATTTCACCTAA
- a CDS encoding biopolymer transporter ExbD, whose protein sequence is MAFTSPEGRTQSSLAEINITPLVDVMLVLLIIFMVTAPLIQSGIEVNLPQTRSAKEIRGGSQAVVTVEKAGGVFVMSRPAALHEVADRLKREMGSSDVPVYLQADGEVPFALVVKVMDALHAGGFTKIQVVTKPLPRGGVK, encoded by the coding sequence ATGGCCTTCACCTCGCCCGAAGGGCGGACCCAGTCGTCGCTGGCGGAGATCAACATCACGCCCCTGGTGGACGTGATGCTGGTGCTGCTCATCATCTTCATGGTCACGGCGCCGCTGATCCAGTCCGGTATCGAGGTGAACCTTCCCCAGACACGCAGCGCCAAGGAGATCCGGGGCGGCTCCCAGGCGGTGGTGACCGTGGAGAAGGCGGGCGGGGTTTTCGTCATGAGCCGCCCGGCCGCCTTGCACGAGGTGGCGGACCGCCTGAAGCGGGAGATGGGCTCGAGCGACGTTCCCGTCTACCTCCAGGCCGACGGGGAGGTGCCCTTCGCCCTGGTGGTGAAGGTCATGGACGCCCTGCACGCCGGAGGGTTCACGAAGATCCAGGTGGTGACCAAACCGCTTCCCCGGGGAGGCGTCAAATGA
- a CDS encoding TonB C-terminal domain-containing protein yields the protein MSAEARTYRYETLVYQGRARRTLAISLALHGLVFAAVVLWPYLSTLFGGRPRADAVLDAAGGGGGGGLGDSIGVELTGGLPVGDDFTKPPLKPLEAPAFVPEAAPAAAVKPAAEAAPETARPEPPVKETKAPPRPDDFLAKEAVKPPKTDTRKPKPEKDKPKAPAPRPVPEKLTLSPDNRTVYPFQRLPVEGTAETAEGVRKAKGGFGGDDLTKSGIGRGAGASGGGTGGGSGGGSGGGTGVSVGPGNGPGSGLGESWYSLVEKRIGQNWLANLGTDFRGTHHVSIEIVIRRDGVIEDYRVLEEDLAASEAFVRSAKGAIERSRRLIPFPATLKNERVTVVVSFDFPFRN from the coding sequence ATGAGCGCGGAAGCCCGGACCTACCGGTACGAGACCCTCGTCTACCAGGGGCGGGCGCGGCGAACCCTCGCGATCTCCCTGGCGCTGCACGGCCTGGTCTTCGCCGCGGTGGTCCTCTGGCCTTACCTGAGCACGCTCTTCGGGGGGAGGCCCCGGGCCGACGCGGTCCTCGACGCCGCGGGCGGCGGGGGCGGCGGCGGCCTCGGGGATTCCATCGGCGTCGAGTTGACCGGCGGCCTCCCCGTGGGCGACGACTTCACCAAGCCGCCCCTCAAACCCCTGGAGGCGCCGGCCTTCGTCCCGGAAGCCGCTCCGGCGGCGGCGGTGAAACCGGCCGCGGAAGCGGCGCCGGAGACCGCCAGGCCGGAACCGCCGGTCAAGGAGACCAAGGCGCCGCCCCGTCCCGACGACTTCCTGGCGAAGGAGGCGGTCAAGCCCCCGAAAACCGACACCCGGAAGCCGAAACCGGAGAAGGACAAGCCGAAAGCGCCCGCGCCCCGGCCCGTGCCCGAGAAGCTCACCCTCTCCCCCGACAACCGAACGGTCTACCCCTTCCAGCGGCTTCCCGTCGAGGGGACGGCCGAGACGGCCGAGGGCGTCCGCAAGGCGAAGGGCGGCTTCGGCGGGGATGACCTGACCAAGTCGGGGATCGGCCGCGGGGCCGGGGCCTCGGGCGGCGGGACCGGCGGGGGCAGCGGCGGCGGGTCCGGCGGGGGGACGGGCGTGTCGGTCGGCCCGGGGAACGGCCCCGGAAGCGGTCTCGGGGAGTCCTGGTACAGCCTGGTGGAGAAGCGCATCGGCCAGAACTGGCTCGCGAACCTGGGGACCGACTTCCGCGGAACCCACCACGTGTCCATCGAGATCGTCATCCGCCGGGACGGCGTCATCGAGGACTACCGGGTCCTCGAGGAGGACCTCGCGGCCTCCGAGGCCTTCGTTCGGTCGGCCAAGGGCGCCATCGAGCGCTCCCGGCGGCTGATCCCGTTCCCGGCCACCCTGAAGAACGAGCGGGTGACGGTGGTGGTCTCCTTCGACTTCCCCTTTCGAAATTGA
- a CDS encoding PD40 domain-containing protein — translation MKKTGWLFLVLIAGFSLCPAQDAASTVVLRPRPAKDTVLALPDFQPKAGQAEASLSGPLKTLNETLWNDLEYAGFFSLLARSYYPARRIGEKEDMVFTEWQDASFKVDFVVIGNARIEGGALVVECRVFDARTEEQVLGKQFKAQPSYARSIAHLVADKIVSVLTAGASQGIACTRVLCERKTPTGKEIAVMDYDGYNLENLTSDGGINLTPVWHPDGERICFTSFRGGNPQLYIMSVSGKNAAAFPIAGGMLTTPAFSRGGTEIAFSGRLDNASDTDIYVSGIDGANPRNITHNPGIDVSPCWSPTDKQLAFISGRSGNPQLYLCDAFGAGLDRILTEGGYATSPDWSPDGRYIAFAWKPDRNSNFDIYVVETATRKLFQITHGAGNNDNPTWAPDGRHLVFQSDRTGSTELFTMLYDGTLLRQITRGQGCSNPHWSGYLGKK, via the coding sequence ATGAAAAAGACTGGATGGTTGTTCTTGGTCCTCATCGCGGGCTTTTCCCTGTGCCCGGCCCAGGACGCCGCTTCCACGGTGGTCCTTCGCCCGCGGCCGGCGAAAGATACGGTGCTGGCCCTCCCGGATTTCCAACCGAAGGCGGGTCAGGCCGAGGCCAGCCTGTCCGGGCCCCTGAAGACGCTGAACGAAACCCTCTGGAACGACCTCGAGTACGCGGGGTTCTTCTCCCTCCTCGCCAGGTCCTACTACCCCGCCCGGCGCATCGGGGAGAAGGAGGACATGGTCTTCACCGAGTGGCAGGACGCGTCTTTCAAGGTCGACTTCGTGGTGATCGGGAACGCCCGCATCGAGGGGGGCGCCCTGGTCGTGGAGTGCCGGGTGTTCGACGCCCGGACGGAGGAGCAGGTCCTCGGCAAGCAGTTCAAGGCCCAGCCGTCCTATGCCCGGAGCATCGCCCACCTCGTCGCCGACAAGATCGTCTCCGTGCTGACCGCCGGCGCGTCCCAGGGGATCGCCTGCACCCGGGTCCTCTGCGAGCGCAAAACCCCGACAGGCAAGGAGATCGCCGTCATGGACTACGACGGCTACAACCTGGAGAACCTCACCAGCGACGGCGGCATCAACCTGACGCCGGTCTGGCACCCGGACGGCGAACGGATCTGCTTCACCTCGTTCCGCGGGGGGAACCCGCAGCTGTACATCATGTCCGTGTCGGGGAAGAACGCGGCCGCCTTCCCCATCGCCGGCGGAATGCTGACCACGCCGGCCTTCTCCCGCGGGGGGACCGAGATCGCCTTTTCCGGGCGGCTGGACAACGCCTCCGACACCGACATCTACGTCTCCGGCATCGACGGGGCGAACCCCCGGAACATCACCCACAACCCGGGCATCGACGTCAGCCCCTGCTGGAGCCCGACGGACAAGCAACTGGCCTTCATCTCCGGGCGGTCCGGCAACCCGCAGCTCTACCTCTGCGACGCCTTCGGGGCCGGGTTGGACCGCATTCTCACCGAGGGCGGATACGCCACCTCGCCCGACTGGTCCCCCGACGGCCGCTATATCGCCTTCGCGTGGAAGCCCGACCGGAACTCCAACTTCGACATCTACGTGGTGGAAACCGCCACCCGGAAGCTTTTCCAGATCACCCACGGGGCGGGGAACAACGACAACCCGACCTGGGCGCCGGACGGCCGTCACCTGGTCTTCCAGTCGGACCGGACTGGGTCGACGGAGCTGTTCACCATGCTCTACGACGGCACGCTGCTCCGTCAGATCACCCGCGGCCAGGGCTGCTCGAACCCCCACTGGTCGGGTTACCTCGGAAAAAAGTAA
- the pal gene encoding peptidoglycan-associated lipoprotein Pal yields MRFGKRKTLCAGLLVVLAALCISGCRQKRPLPYPPGSGTGAGGDSGASATPPAPTIRLTAEPASVAYGASTTLRWATTDADEVAIDDVGRFPAQGSAVIKPEDTTEYRAVATGRGGRAEATATVEVTGKPPAVPDDGTSGRGGIDELSLEEQAAEIFRTEIKDVYFDFDRHELRDSDKDILRANAKVLQEKLPKVKIVVEGHCDERGSEEYNLALGDKRATSVRDFMVSLGVESARIRTISYGKEKPFDPGKSEDAYSKNRRAHFVLVK; encoded by the coding sequence ATGAGATTTGGCAAGAGAAAAACGTTGTGCGCCGGGCTGCTCGTCGTCCTGGCCGCCCTGTGCATATCCGGCTGCCGTCAGAAGCGGCCCCTGCCGTACCCGCCCGGGTCCGGAACGGGCGCCGGCGGGGATTCGGGGGCCTCGGCAACGCCGCCCGCCCCCACGATCCGCCTGACCGCGGAGCCGGCCTCGGTGGCCTACGGGGCGAGCACAACCCTGCGCTGGGCGACCACCGATGCCGACGAGGTCGCCATCGACGACGTGGGTCGCTTCCCGGCCCAGGGGTCCGCCGTCATCAAGCCCGAGGACACCACCGAGTACCGGGCCGTGGCGACGGGCCGGGGCGGCCGGGCGGAAGCGACGGCCACCGTCGAGGTGACGGGCAAGCCCCCGGCGGTCCCCGACGACGGCACGTCCGGCCGCGGGGGGATCGACGAGCTGTCCCTCGAGGAACAGGCCGCGGAGATCTTCCGCACGGAGATCAAGGACGTCTACTTCGATTTCGACCGCCACGAGCTGCGGGATTCCGACAAGGACATCCTCCGGGCCAACGCGAAGGTCCTCCAGGAGAAGCTGCCCAAGGTGAAGATCGTCGTCGAGGGGCACTGCGACGAGCGGGGGAGCGAGGAGTACAACCTGGCGCTGGGCGACAAGCGCGCCACCTCGGTGAGGGACTTCATGGTCTCCCTGGGGGTGGAGTCCGCCCGCATCCGGACCATCTCCTACGGCAAGGAGAAGCCCTTCGACCCCGGCAAGTCCGAGGACGCGTACTCGAAGAACCGCCGGGCCCATTTTGTGCTGGTGAAGTAG
- the ybgF gene encoding tol-pal system protein YbgF, producing MKKAVLTLIVVTGFALAVPAASQELVRIQADLLNLQNAVRMLQKSVDENAGAAKTLYGQMTDYLNKITRIVEETRAAQAEQLKSGSDNIEDILNEIRTLGAKIEDLEIKVASLYKKVDESQVKIAELKDAFGQRLPSTATGPDGKTVTLPEDKLLALAYSDYTQGNYELAIQGFQDFLKNFPESEFADKAQYYVGDSCYNQSKWTEAVTAFNQVLSLYPKSDWAAAAYLKSGLAYQNAGDNASAITQYRSVILKFPDSTEANIAKEKLKALGATPPVRRKTTK from the coding sequence ATGAAGAAAGCCGTATTGACCCTCATCGTCGTGACGGGGTTTGCCCTGGCGGTCCCGGCCGCGTCCCAGGAACTGGTCCGGATCCAGGCCGACCTGCTGAACCTCCAGAACGCCGTCCGGATGCTCCAGAAGAGCGTGGACGAGAACGCCGGCGCCGCCAAGACCCTCTACGGGCAGATGACGGACTACCTCAACAAGATCACCCGGATCGTGGAGGAGACGCGGGCCGCCCAGGCCGAGCAGCTCAAGTCGGGCTCGGACAACATCGAGGACATCCTCAACGAGATCCGCACCCTCGGCGCGAAGATCGAGGACCTCGAGATCAAGGTGGCGAGCCTCTACAAGAAAGTGGACGAAAGCCAGGTCAAGATCGCCGAGTTGAAGGACGCCTTCGGCCAGCGGCTGCCCTCCACCGCCACCGGCCCGGACGGCAAGACCGTGACGCTCCCCGAGGACAAGCTTTTGGCCCTGGCCTACAGCGACTACACCCAGGGGAACTACGAACTGGCCATCCAGGGCTTCCAGGATTTCCTGAAGAACTTCCCGGAATCCGAATTCGCGGACAAGGCCCAGTACTACGTCGGCGACTCCTGTTACAACCAGAGCAAGTGGACCGAGGCCGTCACGGCGTTCAACCAGGTCCTTTCCCTCTACCCGAAGAGCGACTGGGCCGCCGCTGCGTACCTCAAGAGCGGGCTGGCCTATCAGAACGCCGGTGACAACGCGTCCGCCATCACCCAGTATCGCAGCGTCATCCTGAAATTTCCCGATTCCACCGAGGCCAATATCGCGAAGGAAAAGCTCAAGGCCCTCGGGGCCACCCCACCGGTCAGACGGAAGACCACGAAATGA
- a CDS encoding single-stranded DNA-binding protein produces the protein MRGLNKAMLIGRLGKDPELRYTQGGQAVARFSLATDDSWVDKNGDRQSRTEWHNLVAWAKLAETCGQYLRKGKLIYAEGRIQTRQYEDNSGNKRYITEINLSDMQILEPKASGAYEPAGPSHAEHPEPAVVREAPPVMDAPITDDDVPF, from the coding sequence ATGCGAGGCTTGAACAAGGCCATGTTGATCGGGCGTCTCGGGAAGGACCCCGAGTTGCGCTACACCCAGGGCGGCCAGGCGGTGGCCCGCTTCTCGCTGGCCACGGACGACTCCTGGGTCGACAAGAACGGCGACCGGCAGTCCCGCACCGAGTGGCACAACCTCGTCGCTTGGGCCAAGCTGGCGGAAACCTGCGGGCAGTATCTCCGGAAAGGTAAGCTGATCTACGCCGAGGGCCGCATCCAGACCCGGCAGTACGAGGACAACAGCGGGAACAAGCGCTACATCACCGAGATCAACCTCAGCGACATGCAGATCCTGGAACCGAAGGCATCGGGCGCATACGAACCCGCGGGGCCCTCCCACGCCGAGCACCCGGAACCCGCCGTCGTCCGCGAAGCCCCCCCGGTCATGGACGCCCCCATCACCGACGACGACGTGCCCTTCTAG
- a CDS encoding sensor domain-containing diguanylate cyclase: MSPSTSLSRDDLILCVELGKALTAELDPDRFLEVVLEKISEAIPATNWSVLLVDEISGALQFAVTVGIPMESVRHLRLDPGVGIAGEAIRRKQTLVVPDVRECPFFDQRADELTGFRTESVICVPLMYGGEVVGVGEVVNPADFSDRTTSLLEIIAEYAAIAVVNTRRYVQIRDMSLREHVTGLYNTRHLYRFLQRQCRKGGPLSLIFLDMDNFKSVVDTHGHLNGTRALQEVAKTLDACIEEPAFAVSYGGDEFVVVLPGFTKDEGYRKAEEIRERMRQTTYLTGKGLSVKLSASFGLAACPEDSCDPETLMASADHAMFGAKYMGKNCVR; this comes from the coding sequence TTGAGTCCCAGCACATCGTTGAGCCGTGACGACCTGATCCTTTGCGTGGAACTGGGCAAGGCCCTGACGGCGGAACTGGACCCGGACCGTTTTTTGGAGGTGGTCCTGGAGAAGATCTCCGAGGCGATCCCGGCCACCAACTGGTCCGTCCTCCTGGTGGACGAGATCTCCGGCGCCCTCCAGTTCGCCGTCACCGTGGGGATCCCCATGGAGAGCGTCCGCCACCTCCGCCTGGACCCCGGCGTCGGGATCGCGGGCGAAGCCATCCGGCGCAAGCAGACCCTGGTGGTCCCCGACGTTCGCGAGTGCCCCTTTTTCGACCAGCGCGCCGACGAACTGACCGGCTTCCGAACGGAGTCCGTGATCTGCGTCCCCCTGATGTACGGCGGCGAGGTGGTGGGCGTGGGCGAAGTGGTCAACCCCGCCGATTTCTCGGACCGCACCACGTCCCTCCTCGAGATCATCGCCGAGTACGCCGCCATCGCCGTGGTCAACACGCGGCGGTACGTCCAGATCCGGGACATGAGCCTGCGGGAGCACGTCACGGGGCTGTACAACACGCGCCACCTCTACCGGTTCCTCCAGCGGCAGTGCCGGAAGGGCGGGCCGCTCTCCCTGATCTTCCTGGACATGGACAATTTCAAGTCGGTGGTGGACACCCACGGCCACCTCAACGGGACCCGGGCCCTCCAGGAAGTGGCCAAGACCCTCGATGCCTGCATCGAGGAACCCGCCTTCGCGGTGAGCTACGGGGGGGACGAGTTCGTGGTGGTCCTCCCCGGCTTCACCAAGGACGAGGGGTACCGCAAGGCCGAGGAGATCCGGGAACGGATGCGGCAGACGACCTACCTGACCGGCAAGGGGCTCTCCGTGAAGCTCTCCGCCAGCTTCGGCCTGGCCGCGTGCCCCGAGGACTCCTGCGACCCGGAAACCCTCATGGCCTCCGCCGACCACGCCATGTTCGGCGCCAAGTACATGGGGAAAAATTGTGTAAGGTAA
- a CDS encoding C10 family peptidase, with the protein MKKRMVAGWILVMLALVSVSLAERVDGRRAVETAQAWLALFPTAQNTRMSAQIEDVLAFPGERGEPLFYLVKLRPAGFIVLSTDDLVEPVIVFSSTGVFDPDPKNPLFDFLSRDMAERLAWVDSLQAESLRRGDRFAPSGLQRLAREKWAALTGFAPQAAIPSVDDPRVSPLVGSRWNQSTDGGGNCYNYYTPSNYVCGCVATAMAQLIRFHSFPTAGIGVHSYSYTVDGSSQSGNTRGGDDAGGAYAWASMPLDPPSPTPEAQRQMIGRLTWDCGISVNMSYTSSGSGTDTLKSATALKSLFGYSNAVKGYRSGGELVGNGYNEMANPNLDAGLPVLLGITGTAGGHAIVCDGYGYNAGTLYHHLNMGWSGSDDAWYDLPNIGTWAGFDTVYKCVYNVFTSGTGEILSGRVVDTDGNPVSGVTVSAGGYTDTTDSRGIYALVHIPAGTYTVTAAKTGYVFPDQAGKVVGTSVDNGAVGNLWGVNFQQAPTVPTIGLSTTALANSSAQGVSAPSQSFEVWNAGLGTVSYTLTDDAAWLSCTPTSGTSTGEHDTITVNYATASLPCGTYTAVITVTDPGATPTSKQIAVTLTVEYPALLTEGFENGGAIPAGWTQENVSGTTNWTFATGGYSSHPAAAHGGTYNARLYYNSATGIETRLVTPSLDLSGASSATLSFWHAQAKWVSDQDELRIYYRNAAGGAWTLIPDAVYTSDTPAWTQRTVTLPNLSGTYWVAFQGKAKYGYGVCVDDVTIRAATGSAAVPFDFNRDGRSDILWRNNSLGTLSDWFMDQAGLLGSGFLGGIGDLQWEVAATGDFNKDGYTDILWRHAVSGAMSIWFVNASGFAGDLSLGSVALSWIIQGANDVNGDGISDILWRNTADGFLSVWLMTPTGVSGSTFAGGISDMSWVVLGSGDFNGDGKADFFWRHHDTGTMSIWYQTEAGFAGDASPGTIPTTWKIVGLDDVDGDGISDIYWRNAAGDLSVWLLNASAGVKGTVSLGAVADTQWKVAGTGDFNGDGKADLFWRNAATGAMTLWFLDGTGVLSTVSPGTVDPVWVTLNHVNFPGKAEAE; encoded by the coding sequence ATGAAAAAGCGGATGGTGGCGGGATGGATCCTGGTGATGCTGGCCCTGGTGTCGGTATCCCTGGCGGAACGGGTGGACGGCCGGCGGGCGGTGGAGACGGCCCAGGCCTGGCTGGCGCTGTTCCCCACGGCCCAGAATACCCGGATGAGCGCGCAGATCGAAGATGTCCTGGCGTTTCCCGGCGAACGCGGTGAACCCCTCTTCTACCTGGTGAAGCTGCGCCCGGCGGGATTCATTGTCCTGTCCACCGACGACCTGGTCGAACCTGTCATCGTGTTCTCTTCCACCGGGGTGTTTGACCCGGACCCGAAAAACCCGTTGTTCGACTTCCTTTCGCGGGACATGGCCGAACGCCTGGCCTGGGTGGATTCCCTCCAGGCGGAGAGTCTCCGGAGGGGCGATCGCTTTGCCCCCAGCGGCCTCCAGCGCCTGGCCCGGGAGAAGTGGGCGGCCCTGACGGGCTTCGCACCCCAGGCCGCGATCCCCAGCGTGGACGACCCGCGGGTGTCGCCCCTGGTCGGGAGCCGGTGGAACCAGTCCACCGACGGCGGCGGCAACTGCTACAACTACTACACGCCCAGCAACTACGTCTGCGGCTGCGTGGCCACGGCCATGGCCCAGCTCATTCGCTTCCACTCCTTCCCCACGGCGGGGATCGGCGTCCACTCCTACAGCTACACGGTGGACGGCTCGTCCCAGAGCGGGAACACCCGCGGCGGCGACGACGCCGGCGGTGCGTACGCCTGGGCGAGCATGCCCCTCGACCCGCCCAGCCCCACCCCCGAGGCCCAGCGCCAGATGATCGGCCGGCTCACCTGGGACTGCGGCATCAGCGTGAACATGAGCTACACGAGCAGCGGGTCGGGCACCGACACCCTGAAGTCCGCCACCGCCCTCAAGTCGCTGTTCGGATACAGCAACGCCGTCAAGGGTTACCGCAGCGGCGGCGAACTGGTGGGCAACGGCTACAACGAGATGGCCAACCCCAACCTGGACGCGGGACTCCCCGTGCTCCTGGGGATCACCGGCACGGCCGGCGGCCACGCCATCGTCTGCGACGGGTACGGCTACAACGCCGGGACACTGTACCACCACCTCAACATGGGGTGGTCCGGGTCCGACGACGCCTGGTACGACCTGCCCAACATCGGCACCTGGGCCGGTTTCGACACGGTCTACAAGTGCGTCTACAACGTCTTCACCTCGGGGACCGGCGAGATCCTGAGCGGCCGCGTGGTGGACACCGACGGCAACCCCGTGTCGGGCGTCACCGTCTCCGCGGGCGGCTACACCGACACCACCGACAGCCGCGGGATCTACGCCCTGGTCCACATCCCGGCGGGGACCTACACGGTCACGGCGGCCAAGACCGGCTACGTCTTCCCCGACCAGGCCGGCAAGGTGGTGGGGACCTCCGTGGACAACGGGGCGGTCGGGAACCTGTGGGGGGTGAACTTCCAGCAGGCCCCCACCGTCCCCACCATCGGGCTGAGCACCACCGCGCTCGCCAACAGCAGCGCGCAGGGGGTGTCGGCGCCCTCCCAGTCCTTCGAGGTCTGGAACGCGGGGCTGGGGACCGTCAGCTACACCCTCACAGACGACGCGGCCTGGCTGAGCTGCACGCCGACCTCCGGCACCTCCACCGGGGAACACGACACCATCACCGTGAACTACGCCACCGCCAGCCTCCCCTGCGGGACCTACACGGCGGTGATCACCGTCACGGACCCCGGCGCCACCCCCACCTCCAAGCAGATCGCCGTCACCCTGACAGTGGAGTACCCGGCCCTGCTGACCGAGGGCTTCGAGAACGGCGGGGCGATCCCGGCGGGCTGGACCCAGGAAAACGTCAGCGGGACCACCAACTGGACCTTCGCCACCGGCGGCTACAGCAGCCACCCGGCCGCGGCCCACGGCGGCACCTACAACGCCCGGCTCTACTACAACAGCGCCACGGGCATCGAAACCCGCCTCGTCACCCCTTCCCTCGACCTCTCGGGCGCCTCCTCCGCCACCCTCAGCTTCTGGCACGCCCAGGCCAAGTGGGTTTCCGACCAGGACGAGCTTCGCATCTACTACCGGAACGCGGCGGGCGGCGCCTGGACCCTGATCCCCGACGCCGTCTACACGTCTGACACCCCGGCCTGGACCCAGCGCACGGTCACCCTGCCCAACCTTTCGGGGACCTACTGGGTCGCGTTCCAGGGGAAGGCCAAGTACGGGTACGGCGTCTGCGTGGACGACGTGACGATACGGGCCGCCACCGGCAGCGCCGCCGTCCCCTTCGACTTCAACCGGGACGGCCGCAGCGACATCCTCTGGCGCAACAACAGCCTGGGGACCCTGTCGGACTGGTTCATGGACCAGGCCGGCCTGCTGGGCTCGGGTTTCCTCGGCGGCATCGGCGACCTCCAGTGGGAAGTGGCCGCCACCGGCGACTTCAACAAGGACGGCTACACCGACATCCTGTGGCGGCACGCCGTGAGCGGGGCCATGTCCATCTGGTTCGTCAACGCCTCGGGGTTCGCCGGTGACCTCTCCCTCGGCTCGGTGGCCCTGTCGTGGATCATCCAGGGCGCCAACGATGTGAACGGCGACGGGATCTCAGACATCCTCTGGCGCAACACCGCCGACGGGTTCCTGTCGGTCTGGCTCATGACCCCCACCGGCGTGTCCGGGTCCACCTTCGCCGGCGGGATCTCGGACATGAGCTGGGTCGTCCTCGGCTCCGGCGACTTCAACGGTGACGGGAAGGCCGACTTCTTCTGGCGCCACCACGACACGGGGACCATGTCCATCTGGTACCAGACCGAGGCCGGGTTCGCGGGCGACGCCTCGCCCGGGACCATCCCGACCACCTGGAAGATCGTCGGCCTCGACGACGTGGACGGCGACGGGATCTCCGACATCTACTGGCGAAACGCCGCGGGCGACCTCTCCGTCTGGCTGCTGAACGCGTCCGCGGGGGTCAAGGGCACCGTCTCCCTGGGCGCCGTGGCCGACACCCAGTGGAAGGTGGCCGGGACCGGCGACTTCAACGGCGACGGGAAGGCCGACCTGTTCTGGCGCAACGCCGCCACCGGGGCCATGACCCTCTGGTTCCTGGACGGGACCGGTGTCCTCTCCACCGTTTCCCCCGGGACCGTGGACCCGGTCTGGGTCACGCTCAACCACGTGAACTTCCCCGGGAAGGCGGAAGCGGAATAG